The Bombus pascuorum chromosome 13, iyBomPasc1.1, whole genome shotgun sequence nucleotide sequence ggaaaataaaaatcaattgaTGTGAAAAGATATATAgtgcaaaaaagaaaaagtataattatatttttcaaatgtaatttacatatataaagcagattaatttcaatattttttctaaactGTTTTCTTTGATCGTAAAAAATCGTCCTTGTCCAcatgatataatttatgatcAATATACCTCTTTGCAGTAGCGAACAATTCGCTCCCATTTCTCCAATGCTTCTCTTTCCTCAATTTGTCTTAAATTCTCCATAACTACGCTTTCTTGCCGTTGCATTGTAAGTGTACTTATGCCAGATTCAATAATTCTAGGCCTTTCACCTGGTAGTTGAGATAAATTTTTTGAGATTTGGCACATTTCACAAATTCCGTTTGTACTCTTATTTTCATATGTGCACAGTTTACACTGCCACTGGAAACAttgaaatgtttcatatataatagatttatataGAAGATGAAAGCCAATAGGAAAATATatggataatatatatatttgaatattttactaataaatatatataaaacagcTATAAGAGAATCGTACTTGACCATGTGTGGAATCTCTAATTCTTGAATGTCTTTTATCTCCAATTGAAGAACCATTCCTTCTTACAGAATTTCTATGTCTTGGAGTAACAACTTTTGAATTTATAGGGGTGGAACAAAGTCTTGGACTCGGGCTTCTTGATCCAAAAAATCTGCTATCCTTTGGTACATCTAGAAAATCTGCTAATGTCTTACAAGCATTACAAGTTTGTGCTGATAGCGGATTCCTTAATGTACACGATGGACACACCCAGCTTTCTCCTTTTCGTAACGTAGCGTCTTCTAAATGCATGATACTTTTAAGCTTCGAACCACCGCACGCTTCACACGTTGTTCTCGAAGCGGCATTTAataatgtacattttttacaagTCCACACTGGGGAGGGTGGATCTACTTGATCATCTAAATCAGATTCTGCTGTAGCCAATGTAGCAGTTTTCTGCGGAATGTATCTTACACTATCTCTGGATACTACAATTGGAGATTGCGAATGCATCGAACAACTCGTTTCATCTTTTGTGACGGTTATTAGACTAGGTTGCATTAACGAAGGCGGTGATCGAGAAGATCCACATATATCGCAACCAGTTGACCATAAAGGATTATACGCGTAAGAACATTTCCGACAAGTCCACATACGTTTTAACGAGCTTACATTCGGTACATCACCGACAGGACTAGTTGCTTCGCTATGTGCTTTTGTGGGTACAAGAcccaatttattattttgtttttttggcaATGGCGGCGGTATATCAGGATCGGTAATTCCAATGTAAGAATATTTTGGTCTTGTACTAAAACCAACAGAATGTGGTGGTACTGCAGGTGGTTCATCCTCATTGAGACTTCTACGATTgacgatctttttctttcgagaTACATTTGTAACGGACTCGACATCAGAAAAAGATCGTCTATAAGACAATGGACCTGCAGAAGATAGAGCCCGCGGTTCCCAGGCAGGTACACTGATAACTACTCCACTGCAAGGAGCAGGACTTCTAGGGGCTTCACATGCCTCGCATTGTTCTAGGCCGGGAGCATTATCAAGAGTACAATTATCACAACTCCAGAGAGCATCATCCTGTTGAGATTCTGAGACTACTAAACTTGTTGGTCTTTGAATTGCATGTTCAGATAATTTATGTACAACAGATCCATTAGATAAAGAGCGACTAACTTTAGATTTGACTCGTTCATAAATTGAAGGACTATGTCTTTTTGGTGAACGTTGAGAGGTATCAGTGGTATTTGTGTAGGAAAGTGTAGTAGACTCCATAGTTTCTATTGGTGGCAAGGTCCAGTCTTCTCTATCTTGTCTCCTTTCACTACGACTTATACTTGTTAATTGTGCCATATCTATAGAATACAGATaagctatataatatttttaccacaatcttgttcaaaatagtattaaaatagtattaaaaaataaattaaataatttatacccTTATTGATAATTCTTGCATCGCTTGTAGAAGAACTTGTTGCATTGACATCATCTAAAATATTGGCCAGAAGTTCGGATGCAGCTTTGAGACGATTTGTTTTacgtgaatttaattttttgcgtTTACGTGCTCCAATCTGCCTTTTGCCAGTTTCAGCTATAGAAGAATTTGCATCACAAGCTATGCAAATTATGCCAGAACTGCAGCTGTTGTCTAACAAACAACGAACGCAAGTCCATTGCGTTATTAAGGAAGGTAGAGAAGAAGATCTTTTAACTGGTTCTTTTTTGCAAGACTTTCCATTCCACGAATCATGGTGAgatttctttatataattattgagTAGAATTAAATTCCCCTCTGAGCTAAAAAtcgatatgaaaaataataaacaattactAAACGGACAATAACCGTCGGCATATATgataacataataaaattaaggaagaggaaagagtcaaagaatatataatatttttataatgaaactatatatttaattatttcctagATATGAAAAAAACTCTACCCAAACGTAAAAAAGAAGGATAACaactatgaaaaaatatatgctAACTTTGATATTACTCTAAGTATATTATATCAATAGTGAATGCGGAAGCCTGTATTCGTAGATGCAATAGTAACTTGTCATATCTACGTTTATGCGAACATGCAACAAATaaacatttgtattatattccCCTTACAAACCATTGTTCTGTGCATTGTGTGAAATCCTTGGCACAAATTAAACTTGTTCAGTGAGAGGTAGAGGAAAGCTCATACTATGAAAATACCTTTGCTCAAAAAACGAGATATTACACCAAAATGATGGCACTGATACGAACTGATAAGTATTACATTCGAGGAGAAGTCGACAAGATTTTGCGGAGAGTTCGGTAAACTGTATACAAACACGCGAGAAATCGAAGATGGGGtagggaaggggagggggttGCGGACAGAGCAGAGATGAGTTAACAATTTTCTCACCGATGTATGAGATCGGTTTTGACGTATTGATAAGTTGCCGGACGCGTATCGCCCGTTGCTGGCTTCTCCAAACGAAGTTTCGGCGGAGGTGTTGGCGGAACAGAGACCGAGGAAGAGTCACCTTCCTCGTCGTCTCTTTGCTTTTCctcctcctctttttcttcgggAACTTTGCGATCCAAGCTCAGGCCGAGCCTGAGATTTGCTTTCTCATCACTCCTAAGCCGAGTAAGGCCGCACCTGGCGCATCGCGTGCTCTCCGTTGGATTTATCAGAGCGCACTCCGAGCAATGCCACTGCAACACCGATGCGATCGAGCCCATTCTTTACACGTAGTCATGGCTCCTTTGCTAACAGGATCACTGACTTTTATAGCCACGATCCCTTTTACTCGAAATATCACCACACCTCTACGCGAGGACGAGGATCAACGATACCGTGAAACACATTCCGTGATAATTCTTTTCAGCTGCGGCGGTTGCCCGCCGTTCTTTGTCATATGTTTCAGGACGGCCATCTTTTAAGCCCCTTCTCCTCGCACTCTCCCCCAATGTTTTATTctatctctttcttccttttttctccctttctttccGTCGTCGCATCACACAGTGAACATTCAAATGCACACACAACTTCAGTGCATCTATTCtctgcttttcttttctctctcacCTTTTGGGCATCTTATTTATCTAAATACTTCTTTTCTCACTGTTTAATCGTATTTGCAAGTATAGTCTGATATGAGATATACACAAATAAATCACTGATTAATCCATATTCGTTCACTTAAAGGCAAAGAACGAGATGAAACGCGTCAATTGCAAATGGGGTAGACATCGTCTGTGTACCTACATCACTGTAGCCTGAGCAAGTGTGTTGACTACATTGGTTGCTGGCATACACAGGGCTGTATGATTATTATCATACGCGTACActgatataatgaaaatttgtagatTTCGGCATCATGCTTctatttatatcaattattacCTGCGAATGATTAATTAGTCATtattatgttgaaataatattctatttaaaagtatcgataataaaataatagtttacTCTTAAGTATTTAACATTTGAAACGtacactttttaaataaaaattagttgTTCATTGTGTTGGTTAGTTTATACGAGTTTATTTATCAAGTTAAATATGATGTAAAAAAAGGATTACACTAaacaaagtttcaaaatgagagtataaagtataattacactatgtaaaataattagttttttgaaatttatctgTTATATCGATCAATTTGTTGCGTTTAAACTTGCGCTTAgaattttaatcgtttcgtttcttttttatacgtCACTGGTTAacataaactattatgtataTCAGCGACATCTATGATTAACTATGTTTTAGAATTATCATAAGAAACGTTGTGTACACCAAGTCCCTGTGGCGCAGAGGATAGCGCGTTGGACTTCTAATCCAAAGGTCGTGGGTTCGATCCCCACCAGGGATGAATAATCAACCATTCTtggttctcattttttttaaataatttttagctacaaatttcacattataacaatctaaattttatttttatattaatctattatACTAATATTAAACAGCAATTTAATTATCGCTATTGATCCGCCATACTatccttttaaattttattacaatctttaatcttcttttatttGCACACTTAAAAGTAgatgtaaaattaatcaatttatcTATAGGAATATCTCCTCTTTGAGCCTTCCTGAGTACTATGTTACTTTTACTACACTCACTCTTgtgtttgttttaattttagttaCTTTCGACTTGGAACGAAAATATCCCGATGCACAGCAAACGTAAAAATAGTGAATACGAAGGTGAATAGACTTGGTTTGAATATTGCTGGTATATTTATGATCAAGTATTATTATACCAAGCTAATGTAATGATATATTACAATGGAACCAGACAAATAATTACCATTCAACAATTatggtatttattttttcacctttttaccttaattattaattgaattctAGTCTTTATCGCTATCAGAAAATgtgcaaaatttatattatttttatcttgaaGTGTTATTCTCGAAAATCGTAGAAATGacgaaattttgttattatgaaattatgtatatactaatactagATTCTTGCTTCGTGCATTTTATCTGTACTACAGCTGCCAAACGTTACAGAAGATTGCGACGTCTTCTTTTCCAAGAATCTATAATTTCTTCCAAGATCTTTTTCCCAGAACGTATGTACATTATAATAGGTCTCACAATCAGTACAAGAGTTATGAAAAGAGAAGTTACCTATTCtcgaacattttattatagaagATCTGTTTGCAATGttcatcttttaatttaagaaagtGGTATGTTGtaacttttctttattttagcgatatatatatcaaacatAGTTACTATGatccttttcaatttttcaagaagGAAGAAGCAGTGTTGTAACAACCGACGTGAGTATTGATTACGATTACAGAGTTGTTACAAAACTTACATTAAGGTAATCGCACGCCTTTCATAAAGAATGGAATACTTCAGAAATTGTAAGAACAACGAACGTAATAATTATGATTGTAATACACGATAGAAATAGTATCCAAGTTGttattctcatttttcttaCTAGAAGCAGcagatattttgaatattttttaattccatatatttttaattatttaataccaCGAAACCTATTATAtcaatcaaattatttttatatattccgTATTCTGTATTCTAGTCAATTAAAAGCCACGAAGCGAAAGAACCAGAAGCAGATGAGACATTCAACGAGTAAACGATTCAAAGACCCCGATGATTAAAGGGATACAAACGATATCAATTAATTGCTTGGCTTCTAAATAGACCGTTAGATTAAGCGTATCATCGATTCTGCTTCTACAGAGCAGGTGTTatcatttattacaatttaagaTATCCTCGGTGTCACGTTGTATAATTTAACACAGATTTTCGTACAATACGATATTTGTAATAAGTATTAACGTTATTAGTCGATACTTGgaaatttcaacttttttaAACATTGTAAGCCTTTATGTTCTATCAATCTTGAGTCGAACGTTATGTAAAGGTGACTCAGATCGATTAAAGAAATCAATTACAAACGACTAGTTGCAAACATAGGATCGACTAATTAATGCCATAtccgttgttacgtaatgatcATTTGATTGCCATTGTGTCTTTTTAAACAGCgagataaataaatgtaaaataagcTGTACTCCAATGTTCGcttatgatattatatttttaacacgaTAGAACTATCATGCATAAAAACTTCGTTTTTAgacaatattttcaaaaaatattatttttataccatatcaatattttagatttgCAACGAACGAATCGAGAGAGACGAAGTTTAGGCGCTCAATCTTTCCGAAGATTGAACGTCGGAGAATACAAATCTGTCTATTTCGAACATTGATCGATacttcattaattattaatgaacGCCTCTTACACTTTCGATTGGACGAGCACACCGCTGTCTGCTGTAGGCGTAGTTTCCTTTCGATCAATAATTTATGCCTGGCTACTTAATTGAGTTCTGATTTTGGATGGACAGAGTTACGtgcatattttacattaattataaatcgaAGGTTCGTTACGGTGTATAGCGTATTAATATCGTGACGAAGGAAATAAGATGGAATCAAAAATAGAATGCCTGCTTGGGAATTCCCAGGATCACGAGACGCTATaccaataaaaagaaaaaactggATCGCTGTTCTTGCCAGTGAATTTACCGCTCAAACACTGAGTCAGcgtattacaattttaattatgtatatatatagactgAGTCATGCGATTCGACCACGTTTTACCCCATTTACGTGCTTTGTGTGTACAACTGTTAGCAAAAAGAcacgacgaagaaagaaatccAGCGCTTAATCGTTTCTGCGATTCTAATTTTGTGACAGGAAGTGTAGAAAATGAGCTATGAGAAAATACACGTCAGCtattaggaaagaaaaatccaagaagatataaaatacaatttatatataaagagAACGTTATACATACGTTCTATGGATTTTTGCTATTACAAATGTTCCATATCGTATAAAAGCGCGCAattcagttataacgtaagtcGAACGATTAaactgaatttttattcgGCAGGTTGTAATGACGAGCATGAATGCAAATGATAGCGGGTTCGCGTGAGTCATATCCGGAATTAATTCTTCTGCCATCTCGATGTCGACACGTGACAAATTTACCGCTAATCAATCTTGCGCagctatatttttaaacgacgTTATTCGCAAAACCAGCTCGGCTTATGCAATTCTATTAGACATATAGCaatcgaacgaaattaatcttttaaataagatTCGTGTtgctataattatatttcggAAAGGAATGAAGAAAAATAGGTATTTTCGTGTAGTATAATTCAcgtaataattcataataatcTGTCTCAGGcttgaattttctttccttgCACACTCTTATCGGATAATTATAAATCGAGTATTATACTTGTTCTGAGAAAAGTTACAGCACCGTTAGAAAACGGCAGaatgatacaaaaattatacctAAAAGTCATCGCTAAATgtagaaagaaacgataataGGAATTATCAATAGAACGTTGTATTTTGGTGTGAATTGTTTAATAAGCATATCTGAAGTATTTTAAGGGATATCTAAAAATACTTCCTCAAATTTCCTTCACGTTCACGTTGTGATATTAAAACGTTACAGTAATAGTAAAAGTAATAAGAAGAATAGCAAGTACTTCTACGTTAACGTTATAATTGTTGACGTAATGTTAACGCGCTAAAAATATAGTATCGAGATCTTTTTGCTTTTGTATCGACGTTTTTATCTTATACGTGGATGTGTCTCTAGACAGGAAATCAATATGACAACATCATACACAGGAGAAAATGAAGCAAGTCGAAACAAAAAGAGTAAATAATGACACGTGGCAAGTAACGTGTGTAAGTATCGTACTTAGTTCAAGCTGAAGAGAAAAAGCAACAAACATGAGCTTCAGGCATAAAGCGCCGATCAAACCTGTTTAGATACTTGGAAAAACGTAAAACtaagaaacgaagagaaatatTAACCAGTTGAATATGGAATAtcgttattgaaaaatataaaataaatagaaaattacagCAACACAGGAAGGTAAACAAAGTATAGAAAACGCGAAGATCTTGTGAGAAACGTTGAGACGATCTGATCACATCgtaaaataatagcaataatcaacgaataatatatgcgatattaaaaatttatatctgcATGCTAATTCAAAGGAGCGATACTGCGATCTATCTTATGTGCGATCTTGTATGCAAT carries:
- the LOC132913250 gene encoding calpain-D-like, with product MGSIASVLQWHCSECALINPTESTRCARCGLTRLRSDEKANLRLGLSLDRKVPEEKEEEEKQRDDEEGDSSSVSVPPTPPPKLRLEKPATGDTRPATYQYVKTDLIHRSEGNLILLNNYIKKSHHDSWNGKSCKKEPVKRSSSLPSLITQWTCVRCLLDNSCSSGIICIACDANSSIAETGKRQIGARKRKKLNSRKTNRLKAASELLANILDDVNATSSSTSDARIINKDMAQLTSISRSERRQDREDWTLPPIETMESTTLSYTNTTDTSQRSPKRHSPSIYERVKSKVSRSLSNGSVVHKLSEHAIQRPTSLVVSESQQDDALWSCDNCTLDNAPGLEQCEACEAPRSPAPCSGVVISVPAWEPRALSSAGPLSYRRSFSDVESVTNVSRKKKIVNRRSLNEDEPPAVPPHSVGFSTRPKYSYIGITDPDIPPPLPKKQNNKLGLVPTKAHSEATSPVGDVPNVSSLKRMWTCRKCSYAYNPLWSTGCDICGSSRSPPSLMQPSLITVTKDETSCSMHSQSPIVVSRDSVRYIPQKTATLATAESDLDDQVDPPSPVWTCKKCTLLNAASRTTCEACGGSKLKSIMHLEDATLRKGESWVCPSCTLRNPLSAQTCNACKTLADFLDVPKDSRFFGSRSPSPRLCSTPINSKVVTPRHRNSVRRNGSSIGDKRHSRIRDSTHGQWQCKLCTYENKSTNGICEMCQISKNLSQLPGERPRIIESGISTLTMQRQESVVMENLRQIEEREALEKWERIVRYCKETNEPFVDDSFPPAPKSLYYNPAETKDNHVVQWRRPHQINVDSTVDSKLPWAVFRKPLPSDISQGVLGNCWLLSALAVLAESDELVKRVLVMRETCPEGAYQVRLCKDGKWTTVLVDDLLPCDKRGHLVYSQAKRKQLWVPLIEKAVAKIHGCYEALVSGRAIEGLATLTGAPCESVPLQPSALPSEDELDKDLIWAQLLSSRQAMFLMGASCGGGNMKVDEEEYQRKGLRPRHAYSVLDVRDVQGIRLLRLRNPWGHYSWKGDWSDDSPIWTPQLREMLMPHGASDGVFWISFDDVLKYFDCIDICKTRVGWSEVRLRGTLPPLSSLRHLSCVLLTVLEPTETEFTLFQEGQRNSEKSQRSQLDLCVVVFRTRSPAAPEVGRLVEHSKRQVRGFVGCHKMLERDLYIVVCLAFNHWHTGMEDTSSYPEYVLAIHSSKRLLVEQISPPAFVLADAIISLTLAKGQRHEGREGMTAYYLTKGWAGLVVMVENRHVNKWIHVKCDCHESYNVVSTRGQLRTADSVPPLHRQVIIVLTQLEGSGGFSIAHRLTHRLANSGNLHDWGPPDTQHCPQIDTQVEGLHSPRLIT